The Vibrio tarriae genome includes a window with the following:
- the mfd gene encoding transcription-repair coupling factor — protein MTTHSLLSLFSAQGAGDKKAIGNLHGASLALAIAELANAHTSHTLLAVPDPQTALKLLHEVEQFSHSEVALFPDWETLPYDNFSPHQDIISDRISRLYQLPSLTRGITIVPVSTLLQRQSPRDFLLQHTLIVKRGDHFSLDKLRLQLENSGYRHVDQVFGPGEYASRGSILDLFPMGSSDPFRIDFFDDEIDTIRTFDPDNQRSIAEMDEIRLLPAHEFPTTAAAIEEFRNRWRQRFEARREPESVYSQVSKGTWPAGIEYWQPLFFEHSETLFDYLPANSQLLVVGELEKAIDQFLTDVDYRYDQRNIDPLRPLLPPNELWLRKDELFAHFKTLPQVQLTSSPIELRAGRMNAQVQPLPVLAVEHQNKEPLAALRQFSEQFTGKIIFSVESEGRREALLELLQRIKLRPQSQNDFSLACQQTEKCSLVLGSAERGFIYGDNQVALICESDLLGDRVIQRRRKKDRKNVTNSDAVIRNLAELKPGQPVVHIDHGIGRYLGLQTLEAGGMVSEYVMLEYQNEAKLYVPVSSLNLISRYSGGAEEAAQLHKLGGEAWVKARRKAAEKVRDVAAELLDVYAKREIKPGFKFHLDREQYATFKATFPFEETDDQAMAINAVLSDMCQAKAMDRLVCGDVGFGKTEVAMRAAFVATDNGKQVAVLVPTTLLAQQHFENFRDRFANLPIRVEVLSRFKSAKEQKQILQDVADGKVDILVGTHKLLSSEIRFADLGLLIVDEEHRFGVRQKEKVKAMRADVDILTLTATPIPRTLNMAMSGMRDLSIIATPPARRLAIKTFVRQSEDSVIREAVLREIMRGGQVYFLHNQVETIDKVAADLEKLVPEARITVAHGQMRERELEKVMNDFYHQRFNLLVCTTIIETGIDVPTANTIIMDRADSLGLAQLHQLRGRVGRSHHQAYAYLLTPPPKAITKDAVKRLEAIASLEDLGAGFTLATHDLEIRGAGELLGEEQSGQIQSVGFTLYMEMLEQAVEALKSGKEPALDDLLREQTEVEMRLPALLPEEYIPDINTRLSMYKQIASVASEDELTELKVELIDRFGKLPDAALNLLAIAELKLNAMRLKVRKIEAHERGGYVEFYPNADINPVFLVKLLQSQPKLLAMDGPTKLKFTLPLVERSARIQFVADMLKNFQQNVLPAR, from the coding sequence ATGACTACACACTCTTTACTCTCTCTGTTTTCGGCGCAAGGTGCCGGAGACAAAAAAGCCATCGGTAATTTACACGGCGCAAGTTTAGCGCTGGCCATTGCGGAACTCGCCAATGCTCATACGAGCCATACTTTGCTCGCCGTGCCCGATCCACAAACCGCGCTCAAATTGCTACACGAAGTGGAACAGTTTAGCCACAGCGAAGTGGCGCTCTTCCCCGATTGGGAAACGCTGCCCTACGATAATTTTTCACCCCATCAGGACATCATTTCTGATCGTATTTCGCGTTTGTATCAGCTCCCAAGCTTAACGCGCGGTATCACGATTGTCCCGGTCAGTACCTTGCTTCAGCGCCAGTCACCACGTGACTTTTTGTTGCAGCACACCTTAATCGTTAAACGTGGCGATCACTTTTCACTGGATAAACTGCGCTTGCAGTTAGAAAACAGCGGCTATCGCCATGTCGATCAGGTCTTTGGCCCCGGTGAATACGCCAGTCGCGGGTCGATTCTTGATCTCTTCCCGATGGGCAGTAGCGACCCATTCCGGATCGATTTCTTTGATGATGAAATCGACACCATTCGCACCTTTGATCCTGACAATCAGCGCTCAATCGCTGAAATGGATGAAATTCGCCTGCTACCCGCCCATGAGTTTCCGACGACTGCCGCGGCGATCGAAGAGTTTCGTAACCGCTGGCGACAGCGTTTTGAAGCGCGCCGCGAGCCGGAATCGGTTTACAGCCAAGTCTCTAAAGGCACTTGGCCCGCAGGGATTGAGTATTGGCAGCCACTCTTTTTTGAGCACAGCGAGACCCTATTTGATTACCTGCCCGCCAACAGCCAGCTTTTGGTGGTTGGCGAGCTGGAAAAAGCCATCGACCAGTTCTTGACCGATGTCGATTATCGCTACGACCAACGCAATATCGACCCACTGCGCCCACTGCTGCCACCCAATGAGTTGTGGCTGCGTAAAGATGAGCTGTTTGCCCACTTTAAAACTCTGCCGCAAGTCCAACTGACAAGCTCACCTATCGAGCTGCGTGCCGGTCGAATGAATGCGCAAGTTCAACCACTACCCGTATTGGCCGTTGAGCATCAAAACAAAGAGCCTTTGGCGGCACTGCGCCAATTTAGCGAACAATTTACCGGCAAAATCATTTTCTCAGTCGAGTCGGAAGGTCGCCGTGAAGCGCTACTGGAGTTGTTGCAGCGCATTAAACTGCGCCCGCAAAGCCAAAATGATTTCAGCCTTGCGTGCCAACAAACAGAAAAATGCTCACTGGTGCTCGGCTCAGCAGAGCGCGGATTTATCTATGGTGATAACCAAGTTGCCTTGATTTGTGAGAGCGATTTACTGGGCGATCGGGTGATTCAACGTCGCCGAAAAAAAGATCGCAAAAACGTCACCAACAGTGATGCGGTGATCCGCAACCTTGCCGAACTCAAACCGGGGCAACCCGTTGTCCATATTGATCACGGTATCGGCCGCTACTTAGGCTTACAAACCCTTGAAGCCGGTGGCATGGTCAGCGAATACGTGATGCTGGAGTACCAAAACGAAGCCAAGCTGTATGTACCGGTTTCATCACTGAACCTGATCAGCCGCTACTCCGGAGGCGCAGAAGAAGCCGCCCAATTGCATAAATTAGGGGGTGAAGCGTGGGTCAAAGCGCGCCGCAAAGCGGCGGAAAAAGTGCGCGATGTCGCGGCAGAACTTTTGGATGTGTATGCGAAGCGCGAAATCAAACCGGGCTTTAAATTCCATCTCGACCGTGAACAATACGCGACCTTCAAAGCCACCTTCCCGTTTGAAGAAACCGATGACCAAGCGATGGCGATCAACGCCGTGCTATCCGACATGTGTCAAGCCAAAGCCATGGATCGTTTGGTGTGTGGTGACGTAGGCTTTGGTAAAACCGAAGTAGCGATGCGCGCCGCGTTTGTCGCGACCGATAACGGCAAGCAAGTCGCCGTGTTAGTCCCTACAACTCTACTGGCACAGCAGCATTTTGAAAATTTCCGCGACCGCTTTGCTAACTTGCCGATCCGCGTCGAAGTGCTCTCCCGCTTTAAATCAGCCAAAGAGCAAAAACAAATCCTACAAGATGTAGCGGACGGCAAAGTCGACATTCTGGTCGGTACCCATAAGTTGCTCTCTAGCGAAATTCGTTTTGCGGATCTTGGCTTGCTGATTGTTGACGAAGAACACCGTTTCGGGGTGCGCCAAAAAGAAAAAGTCAAAGCGATGCGTGCCGATGTGGATATTCTGACTCTCACTGCCACGCCAATCCCACGTACACTCAACATGGCCATGAGTGGTATGCGTGACCTGTCGATTATTGCCACCCCTCCAGCGCGCCGTTTAGCCATCAAAACCTTTGTTCGTCAAAGTGAAGATAGTGTGATCCGTGAAGCGGTACTGCGTGAAATTATGCGCGGTGGTCAGGTGTACTTTCTGCATAATCAGGTTGAAACCATCGATAAAGTGGCCGCAGATTTAGAAAAACTGGTGCCTGAAGCGCGGATTACCGTCGCTCACGGACAGATGCGTGAACGTGAGCTGGAAAAAGTGATGAACGATTTCTACCACCAGCGTTTCAATTTGCTGGTGTGTACCACGATCATCGAAACCGGTATCGACGTTCCGACCGCGAATACCATCATCATGGATCGCGCAGACAGCTTAGGTTTAGCCCAGTTGCACCAGTTACGTGGCCGCGTCGGTCGTTCGCATCACCAAGCCTATGCTTACCTGTTAACGCCACCGCCTAAAGCGATTACCAAAGATGCGGTCAAACGCCTAGAGGCAATTGCCTCTTTAGAAGATTTGGGGGCTGGCTTTACTCTTGCCACGCACGACTTAGAAATTCGCGGGGCCGGTGAATTGTTAGGCGAAGAGCAAAGTGGCCAGATTCAGTCGGTCGGTTTTACTCTGTATATGGAAATGCTCGAACAAGCGGTCGAAGCCCTAAAATCAGGCAAAGAACCTGCGCTGGATGATTTACTGCGTGAGCAGACCGAAGTCGAAATGCGCCTACCAGCCTTGCTGCCGGAAGAGTACATCCCCGATATCAATACGCGGTTATCCATGTACAAACAGATCGCCAGCGTCGCGAGTGAAGACGAAT